Proteins encoded in a region of the Acidiferrobacteraceae bacterium genome:
- the mraZ gene encoding division/cell wall cluster transcriptional repressor MraZ, which translates to MYRGVSTINLDSKGRMAIPTRYRDGLLRQCEGHMVVTVDRDTCLLLYPLPEWEEIERKLVRLPSFNKQARRLQRLLIGHATECELDGNGRILLPPPLREFAGLDKAVVLIGQGNKFEVWDEARWASRRDEWMQAGDEDEGELPDELGSLSL; encoded by the coding sequence ATGTATCGCGGTGTCAGCACCATCAATCTGGACAGCAAGGGGCGAATGGCGATTCCGACGCGCTATCGCGATGGCCTGCTGCGCCAGTGCGAAGGCCATATGGTGGTCACCGTCGATCGTGACACCTGCCTGCTTCTGTACCCCCTGCCCGAATGGGAAGAGATCGAGCGCAAACTGGTGCGCCTCCCGAGTTTTAACAAGCAGGCCCGGCGCCTGCAGCGACTGCTGATCGGACATGCCACCGAATGCGAACTGGACGGCAACGGGCGCATCCTGTTGCCCCCGCCGCTACGCGAGTTCGCCGGCCTGGACAAGGCAGTGGTACTCATCGGTCAGGGCAACAAATTCGAGGTATGGGATGAGGCCCGCTGGGCCAGCCGGCGTGACGAGTGGATGCAGGCCGGAGATGAAGACGAAGGCGAACTCCCGGACGAACTGGGTTCGCTGTCGTTATAG